One window from the genome of Cyclobacterium amurskyense encodes:
- a CDS encoding 1,4-dihydroxy-2-naphthoyl-CoA synthase: MINWKTVKEYKDITYKKCDGVARIAFNRPDIRNAFRPQTTSELYDAFLDAREDVNIGVVLLSAEGPSSKDGVYSFCSGGDQKARGHQGYVGEDGMHRLNILEVQRLIRFMPKVVIAVVPGWAVGGGHSLHVICDLTLASKEHAIFKQTDADVTSFDGGYGSAYLAKMVGQKKAREIFFLGRNYSAQEAFEMGMVNAVVPHDELEDTAFEWAQEILEKSPTSIKMLKFAFNLTDDGMVGQQVFAGEATRLAYMTEEAKEGRDAFLQKRKPNFKHIKWIP, from the coding sequence ATGATCAATTGGAAAACAGTTAAAGAATACAAGGACATTACTTATAAGAAATGTGATGGTGTAGCGAGGATTGCATTCAACAGACCAGATATAAGAAATGCCTTCCGTCCTCAAACTACAAGTGAACTTTATGATGCATTTTTAGATGCTCGTGAGGATGTTAATATTGGAGTTGTCTTATTGTCTGCTGAAGGCCCTTCCTCTAAAGACGGGGTTTATTCCTTTTGTAGCGGTGGGGATCAAAAAGCCAGAGGACATCAAGGTTATGTTGGTGAAGATGGTATGCACCGACTAAATATCCTTGAAGTACAACGACTCATACGGTTTATGCCAAAGGTGGTCATTGCTGTGGTCCCCGGATGGGCTGTAGGTGGTGGACATAGTCTACATGTCATTTGCGATCTTACTTTAGCAAGTAAGGAACATGCCATTTTTAAACAGACTGATGCTGATGTGACAAGTTTTGATGGTGGTTATGGTTCTGCCTATCTCGCCAAAATGGTTGGCCAGAAAAAAGCCAGGGAAATTTTCTTCCTAGGCCGAAATTATTCTGCTCAAGAAGCCTTTGAAATGGGAATGGTCAATGCTGTTGTACCCCATGATGAATTAGAAGACACTGCCTTCGAATGGGCACAGGAGATATTAGAAAAATCACCTACATCTATAAAAATGCTAAAATTTGCCTTTAACCTAACGGATGATGGCATGGTGGGGCAGCAGGTATTTGCAGGAGAAGCCACCCGACTTGCCTACATGACTGAAGAGGCAAAAGAAGGAAGAGATGCGTTTCTTCAAAAACGCAAGCCAAATTTCAAACACATTAAATGGATCCCTTAA
- a CDS encoding VIT1/CCC1 transporter family protein yields MEESELHQELPFFKNLQEYLREFVYGGIDGAVTTFAVVAGAVGANLDPMVIIILGFANLFADGLSMSIGAYLSSKSEKENYQKHKNIEYWEVDNIPKKEREEIVAIYREKGFKGELLQEVVNVIVSDRDRWVNEMMKDELNMIEEVKSPFKIGLATLISFIAVGFIPLTVYMWDYFYEANFDVFLWTCLLTGVAFIFVGALKSWVNQTGIWQSVIETLALGVIAAMVAYFVGDILEALLLK; encoded by the coding sequence TTGGAAGAGTCAGAATTACATCAGGAATTACCTTTTTTTAAAAACCTTCAGGAATACTTAAGAGAATTTGTATATGGCGGTATAGATGGAGCTGTTACAACCTTTGCGGTTGTTGCAGGGGCAGTAGGTGCTAATTTAGATCCTATGGTGATCATTATTTTGGGCTTTGCTAATTTATTTGCAGATGGATTGTCCATGTCCATTGGTGCCTACCTTTCTTCCAAATCAGAGAAGGAGAATTATCAGAAACACAAAAACATTGAATATTGGGAGGTAGATAATATTCCTAAGAAAGAACGGGAAGAAATTGTTGCCATTTATAGGGAGAAAGGATTTAAAGGAGAGCTTTTGCAAGAAGTGGTGAATGTCATTGTTTCTGATAGAGACAGGTGGGTAAATGAAATGATGAAGGACGAACTAAATATGATTGAAGAAGTCAAGAGTCCTTTCAAAATAGGCCTTGCTACGCTTATTTCCTTTATTGCTGTTGGATTTATTCCACTTACAGTTTACATGTGGGATTACTTTTATGAAGCGAACTTTGACGTGTTTTTATGGACTTGCTTGCTTACCGGAGTTGCATTTATCTTTGTGGGTGCTTTGAAAAGCTGGGTAAATCAAACAGGCATTTGGCAAAGTGTAATCGAGACACTTGCACTAGGGGTCATAGCAGCAATGGTTGCCTATTTTGTAGGAGATATTTTAGAAGCATTACTGCTAAAATAA
- the pckA gene encoding phosphoenolpyruvate carboxykinase (ATP) produces the protein MDFDLKRYEIEVTDILRNGETALLYEAALRLEKGSAISSTGALMVFSGKKTGRSPKDKRIVRHPESEKHIDWGSVNYEMDEHTFMVNRERSIDFFNTKDHLYVVDAYAGWDPKFRIKVRIICTRAYHALFMQNMLILPTAEELENFGEPDYVIFNAGEFPANHFTTDMTSKTSIGISLENKEVVILGTEYAGEMKKGIFSIMNYLMPEEGVLSMHCSANVGESGDVSLLFGLSGTGKTTLSADPKRKLIGDDEHCWHQDGVFNIEGGCYAKAIDLSEEAEPDIFGAIRYGTVLENVIYDPITRVVDYSDTSITQNTRAAYPIDFIENTKIPCTAGHPKNIIFLTCDAFGVLPPVSKLSPEQASYHFISGYTAKVAGTEMGVKDPQATFSACFGAAFMMWHPNKYANLLADKIKKHNVNAWLINTGWSGGSYGVGARIKLKYTRAILDAIHNKDFDNATFASEGDFNLQIPTSCKGVPSEILIPENTWEDKVKFSEVKNKLVNLFKGNFKQFEDQVDENISKAGPR, from the coding sequence ATGGATTTTGATTTAAAAAGGTACGAAATAGAAGTAACCGATATCTTAAGAAATGGTGAAACAGCTTTATTGTACGAGGCTGCCTTAAGATTAGAAAAAGGATCTGCCATATCCAGTACAGGGGCATTGATGGTTTTTTCAGGAAAAAAAACCGGAAGGAGTCCAAAAGACAAGAGAATCGTTAGACACCCTGAATCCGAAAAGCACATTGATTGGGGTTCAGTAAATTATGAGATGGATGAGCATACCTTTATGGTAAATAGGGAGCGGTCCATAGATTTTTTCAACACTAAAGATCACCTCTATGTGGTAGATGCATATGCCGGTTGGGATCCGAAATTCAGAATAAAGGTAAGAATCATTTGTACACGTGCATACCATGCACTTTTTATGCAAAACATGCTTATCCTACCTACGGCTGAAGAATTGGAAAATTTCGGAGAACCAGATTATGTTATTTTTAATGCCGGAGAGTTCCCTGCCAACCACTTCACTACTGACATGACTTCGAAAACCAGTATAGGGATCAGCCTGGAAAACAAAGAAGTTGTGATCTTGGGTACTGAATATGCCGGAGAAATGAAAAAAGGTATTTTTTCTATCATGAATTATTTAATGCCTGAAGAAGGTGTTCTGTCCATGCATTGCTCTGCCAATGTTGGAGAAAGTGGGGATGTCTCTTTACTATTTGGCCTTTCAGGTACTGGAAAAACAACACTAAGTGCTGACCCTAAGAGAAAGCTAATAGGAGATGATGAACACTGCTGGCATCAAGACGGCGTTTTCAATATAGAAGGAGGTTGTTATGCCAAAGCCATAGATTTAAGCGAGGAAGCCGAGCCTGATATATTTGGAGCCATTCGATATGGAACAGTTTTAGAAAACGTCATTTATGACCCAATTACCAGAGTAGTGGATTATTCTGATACTTCTATAACCCAAAATACCAGGGCTGCCTATCCAATTGATTTCATTGAAAACACAAAAATACCTTGTACAGCAGGCCATCCTAAAAACATAATATTTCTGACTTGTGATGCTTTTGGTGTATTGCCTCCTGTTAGCAAGTTGAGTCCCGAGCAGGCCAGTTACCATTTTATTTCAGGATATACTGCCAAAGTAGCCGGAACAGAAATGGGAGTAAAAGATCCACAAGCAACTTTTAGTGCTTGTTTTGGCGCTGCATTTATGATGTGGCACCCAAATAAATATGCTAACTTACTGGCTGACAAAATTAAAAAACACAATGTAAACGCTTGGCTGATAAATACAGGCTGGAGCGGAGGCTCCTACGGAGTAGGAGCAAGAATTAAATTAAAGTACACACGTGCCATTTTGGATGCAATTCATAATAAAGATTTTGACAATGCTACATTTGCCAGTGAAGGGGATTTTAATCTTCAAATCCCGACAAGCTGCAAAGGTGTGCCTAGTGAAATATTAATCCCAGAAAACACCTGGGAAGACAAAGTTAAGTTTAGTGAAGTAAAAAATAAATTGGTCAACCTCTTTAAGGGAAATTTCAAACAATTTGAAGATCAAGTGGATGAAAACATTTCCAAAGCAGGTCCCAGGTAA
- a CDS encoding 6-bladed beta-propeller: protein MGKIRFYSVIIGLLGMLLVQCQTKEKEGETKSTPTFLIDNSSLLAFEDIVSEVEFIPLMAPKDTLINLSCNVSELVVNDKIFYASRCYKDLSIHTFDLEGNHLQSWNKKGEGPGEYPSLHGLIVDNNELYISTGRGSILKYGLPAFEFKEEIQLGDYNFVPTVSFISAYNWLISSEPPGNERQEIFHVVNTESGKVNSLPILSLPYSGELNPGMFANMEEGKLLSFGLSDTIYSYQHDAIKPFVILNFGDKSISPDDFELEGEAFVEKTLLSQNYAFNTGQIDYSEGIIKFMAYGIEKNPLFDQADLSTFPFYDVFISRNTGELKMTKALLNIRNNSCSAEGYFYQAMQQTDWQRALDLGYFGKYEEKLLQSIEKLSDEEDPIILKFKVAF from the coding sequence ATGGGAAAAATCAGATTTTACAGTGTTATCATTGGTTTACTAGGAATGCTTCTGGTACAATGCCAAACAAAAGAAAAAGAAGGGGAAACTAAAAGCACCCCTACTTTTTTAATTGACAACTCTTCCCTCCTGGCATTCGAAGACATTGTCTCTGAAGTTGAATTTATCCCATTGATGGCGCCAAAGGACACCTTGATAAACCTTTCTTGCAATGTAAGCGAATTGGTGGTTAATGATAAGATTTTCTATGCCAGCAGGTGCTATAAAGACCTTTCTATTCATACATTTGATCTGGAAGGCAACCACCTTCAGAGCTGGAATAAAAAGGGAGAAGGCCCAGGTGAATATCCGTCATTACACGGCTTGATTGTTGATAACAATGAACTATACATAAGCACAGGAAGAGGATCAATATTAAAATATGGCTTACCTGCATTTGAATTTAAGGAAGAAATTCAATTAGGAGATTATAATTTCGTTCCTACGGTGTCGTTTATTTCAGCATATAACTGGTTGATTTCTTCTGAACCTCCAGGCAACGAGCGGCAAGAAATTTTTCATGTAGTAAATACAGAATCCGGGAAGGTGAATTCCCTCCCTATTTTATCCCTGCCCTATAGTGGCGAATTAAACCCTGGAATGTTTGCTAACATGGAAGAGGGTAAACTGTTAAGTTTTGGCCTTTCAGATACCATATACAGTTATCAGCATGATGCTATCAAACCTTTCGTCATCTTAAATTTTGGAGACAAAAGTATCAGCCCGGATGATTTTGAATTAGAAGGAGAAGCCTTTGTAGAAAAAACATTACTTTCTCAAAATTATGCCTTTAATACAGGGCAAATTGATTACAGTGAAGGTATAATTAAATTTATGGCTTATGGTATTGAAAAAAACCCTCTTTTCGACCAAGCAGACCTTTCTACCTTTCCTTTTTATGATGTGTTTATCTCCCGAAATACCGGAGAACTCAAAATGACAAAGGCGCTATTAAATATTAGAAACAACAGTTGTTCAGCGGAAGGTTATTTTTACCAAGCCATGCAACAAACAGATTGGCAAAGGGCTTTAGACTTAGGCTATTTTGGCAAATATGAAGAAAAACTCCTACAAAGTATTGAGAAATTATCTGATGAGGAAGATCCTATAATTCTGAAATTTAAAGTTGCTTTTTAG
- a CDS encoding alpha/beta hydrolase yields the protein MKSRIHTLLGLVILSTLLLNPSSSKAQNHVVETYKIVGNDSLKMDIYLSDEQKKDKPAMVFFFGGGWVSGSWEQFRPHALHFSKKGFVTILVDYRVASRQKTSPFDAIEDAKSAMKYVKKNAERLGLDSAKVIASGGSAGGHLAAATATVPGFEGQDNGIISTKPVALLLFNPVIDNGPAGYGYDRVAERYKDVSPLHNLNTGVPPTLFFLGTKDQLIPVETARYYKTAMEKLGSYCELILYEGQPHGFFNYKNREIYEQTIIETEAFLKKIGLLPNSETE from the coding sequence ATGAAAAGCAGAATTCACACCCTTTTAGGTCTTGTAATTTTATCCACCTTGCTATTGAATCCCTCTTCTAGTAAAGCTCAAAACCATGTAGTGGAGACCTATAAAATAGTTGGTAACGATTCTTTAAAAATGGACATTTACCTTTCAGACGAACAAAAGAAAGACAAACCTGCAATGGTGTTTTTCTTTGGCGGTGGATGGGTTTCTGGTAGTTGGGAACAATTCCGACCACATGCCCTTCACTTTTCTAAAAAAGGTTTTGTAACCATATTGGTAGACTATAGGGTTGCTTCACGACAAAAGACCAGTCCTTTTGATGCGATTGAGGATGCAAAATCCGCTATGAAATACGTTAAAAAGAATGCTGAACGGCTTGGCTTGGATAGTGCCAAGGTCATTGCTTCCGGAGGTTCTGCTGGTGGACACTTGGCCGCTGCTACTGCAACTGTTCCAGGCTTTGAGGGTCAGGATAACGGAATAATTAGCACCAAGCCTGTTGCCTTACTTTTATTTAACCCTGTAATAGACAATGGGCCAGCCGGATATGGGTATGACCGAGTAGCTGAAAGGTACAAAGATGTCTCCCCTCTCCATAACTTGAATACGGGTGTTCCACCGACACTTTTCTTTCTAGGAACCAAAGATCAATTGATTCCGGTAGAAACTGCGAGGTACTATAAAACGGCCATGGAAAAACTAGGAAGCTATTGCGAATTAATCTTATATGAAGGACAACCCCATGGCTTTTTTAATTATAAAAACCGTGAGATTTACGAACAAACAATAATTGAAACTGAGGCATTTTTAAAGAAAATAGGTCTACTTCCCAATTCGGAAACTGAATGA